ggtggtgccggcgacgggacggtgcgggcgatcgacggtggttacgacggagatttagaaggcagtaagtaaaccacacctacatatgcaaactaagtgttatttttgacctcagattgcatataaatcaaatactagcaaatataattcctcccaaattaatcactatacaaagcattgcaagagctaatctagcaatgagagttgaaacgacaaagttgctaacctttgtgatcatttgaatggatggaggCCTTCatatcttgacaaattttgggcaaaatttgtgaggagctcgaggaagagaggggaagaacagaggaaatgagtggaaaggggaagaacagagtggctcgggtggacgaagggtttatgtacgtcgacctttagtaccggttcgtgccacgaaccagtactgaaggtgctggacgggccccagactgacaacatcctgccaccactctctttagtactggttcgtggcacgaaccagtgctaaaggttcgccacgaaccggtattaatgagaacggccggctagccgttggaaccggcactaatggacacattagtgccggctcaaaattaaaccggcactaatgtgtctcagatttgccCCTTTTTGTACTAgtgtttggtcccggttggtggcaccaaccgggaaaaAAGGtcccccctgcctgggcaagccgctaCGGCCACGTGGAGCCCTATCTATATCGCTTCccgatcgaaccgggactaaaggtggagggCTTTAtttacgaccctttagtcccggttcgtgaaccgggacaaatggtcctCACGAACCAGTTCGAatggccatttttctactagtggccaTCCACCATTCACTCGTCGGCGACAACCATCTTGATCGTGGGAGATACGTTCTGGCCCGTGACCATAGTGCCAAAGTTAACGGGCTCGCCGTACTTGGGGCCGTTGCCGTAGAAGAGGGCTACGACGCCGCGTTTGATAGTGGCGTGCGTGGGGTGAAGCATGTCATGTACTCATCGTGCTAGGCGGCGGGTCACGCCATCGTGCCCAGGTGGCTGCACATCACCTCCACGTTGAGCTTCCTGGCCGGGCCCGCAACACGCCGTCTTTACCTGCCTCAGCCCTGCCCGTGCGTGCAGAGAGTCCACAGGAATTAGTTCATGCACCTTCGTACGAACCCTAGCTGCTAGTTCATATGTACCGGCTACGAGCGAGTTGGCCATCATGctgttgatgatgttgtagttggCGGCGATGGAGTACTTGAGCTCCTTTATGGTGGCCGTGGCGGCCTCGGCGAGCTTGGCCCTGAGGAGGCCGTTGAAAGCCAGCGCCAGAGAGTTGGTGTGCTTGTTTTTACAAGCGGAAAATATTTAATTTTCTAATCAACTTGAACTACTCTCTTATTTTAATTTAAACTTCTTCNNNNNNNNNNNNNNNNNNNNNNNNNNNNNNNNNNNNNNNNNNNNNNNNNNNNNNNNNNNNNNNNNNNNNNNNNNNNNNNNNNNNNNNNNNNNNNNNNNNNNNNNNNNNNNNNNNNNNNNNNNNNNNNNNNNNNNNNNNNNNNNNNNNNNNNNNNNNNNNNNNNNNNNNNNNNNNNNNNNNNNNNNNNNNNNNNNNNNNNNNNNNNNNNNNNNNNNNNNNNNNNNNNNNNNNNNNNNNNNNNNNNNNNNNNNNNNNNNNNNNNNNNNNNNNNNNNNNNNNNNNNNNNNNNNNNNNNNNNNNNNNNNNNNNNNNNNNNNNNNNNNNNNNNNNNNNNNNNNNNNNNNNNNNNNNNNNNNNNNNNNNNNNNNNNNNNNNNNNNNNNNNNNNNNNNNNNNNNNNNNNNNNNNNNNNNNNNNNNNNNNNNNNNNNNNNNNNNNNNNNNNNNNNNNNNNNNNNNNNNNNNNNNNNNNNNNNNNNNNNNNNNNNNNNNNNNNNNNNNNNNNNNNNNNNNNNNNNNNNNNNNNNNNNNNNNNNNNNNNNNNNNNNNNNNNNNNNNNNNNNNNNNNNNNNNNNNNNNNNNNNNNNNNNNNNNNNNNNNNNNNNNNNNNNNNNNNNNNNNNNNNNNNNNNNNNNNNNNNNNNNNNNNNNNNNNNNNNNNNNNNNNNNNNNNNNNNNNNNNNNNNNNNNNNNNNNNNNNNNNNNNNNNNNNNNNNNNNNNNNNNNNNNNNNNNNNNNNNNNNNNNNNNNNNNNNNNNNNNNNNNNNNNNNNNNNNNNNNNNNNNNNNNNNNNNNNNNNNNNNNNNNNNNNNNNNNNNNNNNNNNNNNNNNNNNNNNNNNNNNNNNNNNNNNNNNNNNNNNNNNNNNNNNNNNNNNNNNNNNNNNNNNNNNNNNNNNNNNNNNNNNNNNNNNNNNNNNNNNNNNNNNNNNNNNNNNNNNNNNNNNNNNNNNNNNNNNNNNNNNNNNNNNNNNNNNNNNNNNNNNNNNNNNNNAAAAAAAGGAAAATATAAGTCACCATTCATTTGGCCTAGCCTGCAGGTAAACATTTGGCCCGGCCTGGCCGGGTCAAGGTCTGGCCCATCTCTTAAGTCTTTAACAACTTGTAGTTTCCTGCCTCTTCATGGACAGCTAGAGTAGAAGGGatgcttttcttctttttcttaacATAGTACAATTGAAGCCGCTCACATACACGAGAATACACTCACCTCTGTAAACGCACACATGCACAACCTGAACCCTATGAGTACCCGTCAAGTCTAGGGCTTGAACCCTGATGAGTTGGGGATATCACTGTCTTCATAACAATCCAACCACATGTGTAGTAGGGCTTCTGATAACACGTGGACATATCTTTATATTTTTTTATCTTTATatttttttcccgcaaaaaaaatatcTTTATATTTTTGTTGGCTAGCAAAGCATATCGATCTCAAAAGATATAGGGTGACCACAAACTACTGTGCTATGTGTGTCTGTGTAGTTTGTGTGATTGGCTCGGCTAGGTACTGTGTCGGATCCATCTTCTCGCGGTACCATGCACTGCATGCATAATTGCATGTGATCGGATGGACCTCACAATTGACCACAAGGACGACTCACATCTATGTActgtttctcttttcctttttctaTGATCTCAAGATCGATCACATATTTATGCAGCTGATAATTAAGCATGTATGCAAATTTTGTAGATCGTGTCAGATGTAGAATTATCGATGCATCATGCATTGCACACCACACGCGGGCCGGATAGGACAAGATTTATTTACTTAACCACTTTATTAGTTCCACATACTAATAATTGAAGCGCAAAACTCAACACAAGATGGAGCTAGCAGCACGTACGCATGGAATAATTAACGGGAAAATCATCCTCTTATTGAGTGCTAGCTCCTAGCTAGCTAGTTAGCAGCTGCTGCAAATTTTAAATCATCATTATTTCGAATTAGGCAAGCATGCCGACGACGAACGTCGCCGTTTACTGGCTGTCGACCACCATCTTGATCGCGGGAGATACGTTCTGGCCCGTGACCAGCGTGCCGAAGTTGACGGGCTCGCCGTACTTGGGGCCGTTGCCGTAGAAGAGGGCGACGACACCGCGCTGGATGGTGGCGTGAGTGGGGTGGAGCATGTCCCAGAACATGTAGTCATCGTGCTCCGCGGCGGGGCACGCCGTCGTGCCCTGGTGGCTGCACATTACCTCCGCGTTGAGCTTCCCGGACCCGCAGCACGCCGTCTTCACGTGCCTCAGCCCTGGCCATGTATGCAAACAGTCCACATGAATTAGTTCATGCACGTACGTACAAGAATCTTGCTGCGTGCGTACAATCGAATAAAATGGTTAGCGTATCTGCGTGCGTACCGGCTACGAGCGAGTTGTCCATCATGTCGTTGAGGATGTTGTAGTTGGCGGCGATGGAGTACTTGAGCTCCTTCATGGTAGTCGCGGAAGCCTCGGCGAGCTTAGCCCTTAGGAGGCCATTGAATGCTTGCGCCAGGGAGTTGGCCTGCTCGTTGCACTCGCCGTTGGGCATGCCGACCCTCTGCCCCGGCGTGCACCCGATCGGCGGCACATCGAGGATCCCCACCATTCGCGCTCCCATGTTGTAGAGCGCCTGGATGTGCTCGATGTAGGTGGTGACCATCTTGACGACATAGGCCTGGGGGCTGGCCGTGGAGGGGTCGAAGGCCGAGAAGTCGTTGCCGCCACCGCTGAGGAGGAAGAGGGACCGCGCCAGGTGCTCCTCCTTGCTTGGGTAGCAAATCATGTTGTCCGCCGCCTTCTTGAAGTACTCGACTTGTGTGCGCATCGTGAGCGTCCCTTTTCCCTGCAAAAGATCGATGTGTTATGCATATAATTAACCAGCAAATATATGTACTTACATAATATTATGCTCCTGNNNNNNNNNNNNNNNNNNNNNNNNNNNNNNNNNNNNNNNNNNNNNNNNNNNNNNNNNNNNNNNNNNNNNNNNNNNNNNNNNNNNNNNNNNNNNNNNNNNNNNNNNNNNNNNNNNNNNNNNNNNNNNNNNNNNNNNNNNNNNNNNNNNNNNNNNNNNNNNNNNNNNNNNNNNNNNNNNNNNNNNNNNNNNNNNNNNNNNNNNNNNNNNNNNNNNNNNNNNNNNNNNNNNNNNNNNNNNNNNNNNNNNNNNNNNNNNNNNNNNNNNNNNNNNNNNNNNNNNNNNNNNNNNNNNNNNNNNNNNNNNNNNNNNNNNNNNNNNNNNNNNNNNNNNNNNNNNNNNNNNNNNNNNNNNNNNNNNNNNNNNNNNNNNNNNNNNNNNNNNNNNNNNNNNNNNNNNNNNNNNNNNNNNNNNNNNNNNNNNNNNNNNNNNNNNNNNNNNNNNNNNNNNNNNNNNNNNNNNNNNNNNNNNNNNNNNNNNNNNNNNNNNNNNNNNNNNNNNNNNNNNNNNNNNNNNNNNNNNNNNNNNNNNNNNNNNNNNNNNNNNNNNNNNNNNNNNNNNNNNNNNNNNNNNNNNNNNNNNNNNNNNNNNNNNNNNNNNNNNNNNNNNNNNNNNNNNNNNNNNNNNNNNNNNNNNNNNNNNNNNNNNNNNNNNNNNNNNNNNNNNNNNNNNNNNNNNNNNNNNNNNNNNNNNNNNNNNNNNNNNNNNNNNNNNNNNNNNNNNNNNNNNNNNNNNNNNNNNNNNNNNNNNNNNNNNNNNNNNNNNNNNNNNNNNNNNNNNNNNNNNNNNNNNNNNNNNNNNNNNNNNNNNNNNNNNNNNNNNNNNNNNNNNNNNNNNNNNNNNNNNNNNNNNNNNNNNNNNNNNNNNNNNNNNNNNNNNNNNNNNNNNNNNNNNNNNNNNNNNNNNNNNNNNNNNNNNNNNNNNNNNNNNNNNNNNNNNNNNNNNNNNNNNNNNNNNNNNNNNNNNNNNNNNNNNNNNNNNNNNNNNNNNNNNNNNNNNNNNNNNNNNNNNNNNNNNNNNNNNNNNNNNNNNNNNNNNNNNNNNNNNNNNNNNNNNNNNNNNNNNNNNNNNNNNNNNNNNNNNNNNNNNNNNNNNNNNNNNNNNNNNNNNNNNNNNNNNNNNNNNNNNNNNNNNNNNNNNNNNNNNNNNNNNNNNNNNNNNNNNNNNNNNNNNNNNNNNNNNNNNNNNNNNNNNNNNNNNNNNNNNNNNNNNNNNNNNNNNNNNNNNNNNNNNNNNNNNNNNNNNNNNNNNNNNNNNNNNNNNNNNNNNNNNNNNNNNNNNNNNNNNNNNNNNNNNNNNNNNNNNNNNNNNNNNNNNNNNNNNNNNNNNNNNNNNNNNNNNNNNNNNNNNNNNNNNNNNNNNNNNNNNNNNNNNNNNNNNNNNNNNNNNNNNNNNNNNNNNNNNNNNNNNNNNNNNNNNNNNNNNNNNNNNNNNNNNNNNNNNNNNNNNNNNNNNNNNNNNNNNNNNNNNNNNNNNNNNNNNNNNNNNNNNNNNNNNNNNNNNNNNNNNNNNNNNNNNNNNNNNNNNNNNNNNNNNNNNNNNNNNNNNNNNNNNNNNNNNNNNNNNNNNNNNNNNNNNNNNNNNNNNNNNNNNNNNNNNNNNNNNNNNNNNNNNNNNNNNNNNNNNNNNNNNNNNNNNNNNNNNNNNNNNNNNNNNNNNNNNNNNNNNNNNNNNNNNNNNNNNNNNNNNNNNNNNNNNNNNNNNNNNNNNNNNNNNNNNNNNNNNNNNNNNNNNNNNNNNNNNNNNNNNNNNNNNNNNNNNNNNNNNNNNNNNNNNNNNNNNNNNNNNNNNNNNNNNNNNNNNNNNNNNNNNNNNNNNNNNNNNNNNNNNNNNNNNNNNNNNNNNNNNNNNNNNNNNNNNNNNNNNNNNNNNNNNNNNNNNNNNNNNNNNNNNNNNNNNNNNNNNNNNNNNNNNNNNNNNNNNNNNNNNNNNNNNNNNNNNNNNNNNNNNNNNNNNNNNNNNNNNNNNNNNNNNNNNNNNNNNNNNNNNNNNNNNNNNNNNNNNNNNNNNNNNNNNNNNNNNNNNNNNNNNNNNNNNNNNNNNNNNNNNNNNNNNNNNNNNNNNNNNNNNNNNNNNNNNNNNNNNNNNNNNNNNNNNNNNNNNNNNNNNNNNNNNNNNNNNNNNNNNNNNNNNNNNNNNNNNNNNNNNNNNNNNNNNNNNNNNNNNNNNNNNNNNNNNNNNNNNNNNNNNNNNNNNNNNNNNNNNNNNNNNNNNNNNNNNNNNNNNNNNNNNNNNNNNNNNNNNNNNNNNNNNNNNNNNNNNNNNNNNNNNNNNNNNNNNNNNNNNNNNNNNNNNNNNNNNNNNNNNNNNNNNNNNNNNNNNNNNNNNNNNNNNNNNNNNNNNNNNNNNNNNNNNNNNNNNNNNNNNNNNNNNNNNNNNNNNNNNNNNNNNNNNNNNNNNNNNNNNNNNNNNNNNNNNNNNNNNNNNNNNNNNNNNNNNNNNNNNNNNNNNNNNNNNNNNNNNNNNNNNNNNNNNNNNNNNNNNNNNNNNNNNNNNNNNNNNNNNNNNNNNNNNNNNNNNNNNNNNNNNNNNNNNNNNNNNNNNNNNNNNNNNNNNNNNNNNNNNNNNNNNNNNNNNNNNNNNNNNNNNNNNNNNNNNNNNNNNNNNNNNNNNNNNNNNNNNNNNNNNNNNNNNNNNNNNNNNNNNNNNNNNNNNNNNNNNNNNNNNNNNNNNNNNNNNNNNNNNNNNNNNNNNNNNNNNNNNNNNNNNNNNNNNNNNNNNNNNNNNNNNNNNNNNNNNNNNNNNNNNNNNNNNNNNNNNNNNNNNNNNNNNNNNNNNNNNNNNNNNNNNNNNNNNNNNNNNNNNNNNNNNNNNNNNNNNNNNNNNNNNNNNNNNNNNNNNNNNNNNNNNNNNNNNNNNNNNNNNNNNNNNNNNNNNNNNNNNNNNNNNNNNNNNNNNNNNNNNNNNNNNNNNNNNNNNNNNNNNNNNNNNNNNNNNNNNNNNNNNNNNNNNNNNNNNNNNNNNNNNNNNNNNNNNNNNNNNNNNNNNNNNNNNNNNNNNNNNNNNNNNNNNNNNNNNNNNNNNNNNNNNNNNNNNNNNNNNNNNNNNNNNNNNNNNNNNNNNNNNNNNNNNNNNNNNNNNNNNNNNNNNNNNNNNNNNNNNNNNNNNNNNNNNNNNNNNNNNNNNNNNNNNNNNNNNNNNNNNNNNNNNNNNNNNNNNNNNNNNNNNNNNNNNNNNNNNNNNNNNNNNNNNNNNNNNNNNNNNNNNNNNNNNNNNNNNNNNNNNNNNNNNNNNNNNNNNNNNNNNNNNNNNNNNNNNNNNNNNNNNNNNNNNNNNNNNNNNNNNNNNNNNNNNNNNNNNNNNNNNNNNNNNNNNNNNNNNNNNNNNNNNNNNNNNNNNNNNNNNNNNNNNNNNNNNNNNNNNNNNNNNNNNNNNNNNNNNNNNNNNNNNNNNNNNNNNNNNNNNNNNNNNNNNNNNNNNNNNNNNNNNNNNNNNNNNNNNNNNNNNNNNNNNNNNNNNNNNNNNNNNNNNNNNNNNNNNNNNNNNNNNNNNNNNNNNNNNNNNNNNNNNNNNNNNNNNNNNNNNNNNNNNNNNNNNNNNNNNNNNNNNNNNNNNNNNNNNNNNNNNNNNNNNNNNNNNNNNNNNNNNNNNNNNNNNNNNNNNNNNNNNNNNNNNNNNNNNNNNNNNNNNNNNNNNNNNNNNNNNNNNNNNNNNNNNNNNNNNNNNNNNNNNNNNNNNNNNNNNNNNNNNNNNNNNNNNNNNNNNNNNNNNNNNNNNNNNNNNNNNNNNNNNNNNNNNNNNNNNNNNNNNNNNNNNNNNNNNNNNNNNNNNNNNNNNNNNNNNNNNNNNNNNNNNNNNNNNNNNNNNNNNNNNNNNNNNNNNNNNNNNNNNNNNNNNNNNNNNNNNNNNNNNNNNNNNNNNNNNNNNNNNNNNNNNNNNNNNNcaagtaatccagatgtgtgggggacTCGGGGTCCAGATGAGGGGGAAGAGCGCCTTTCCAGCTATGACTCTCCCCgactcggttagagggtggcagtcgacctggttttactgccaagaccagccgacgccagggcagtcgactggtctccctcctttctccatgagtcgagtgaacaagccatcttccCTGAAGGTGTTACCAGAGGAGAGggcccaagtaaagttgctgatggagcgtgtagtccagcttATTCGCGATggggtgaccggcatggatctcctggaggtttttctcCGACGGTGTATTCAGCCACTTCAATACCGAggtcatccgatgtggatgtactctggtacGGATGATACCACTCGGGTCCATCTAGAGGAGGTCGATGACGCCACGCTGGAGaagtggatgactgccatcacaggaaacaaagacaaccctcgcGGAGCTAGGAGGATTCCACCACTCGACCAGAGTTACCAACTAGACCAGATATAACCACTTATCTCCGACTGTGATTCTGCTGCATTCATTCTGTTTTGATGCCAATTCGTCGACTGACTTTCACCTTGTTTCGTTGTCTTCTAGGTCaccactgagatgtactcgatgcccaacggggcgcaggaaacagtcgaagaagaagaaggaagtggaggtgaaagtccGGCGGAATGGGAGTCCAATggcgaggaggatgaggaggatgaTAGCTctcacgacgaggaggaggaggaggaagaggaggtagaCGTCGATCCTCCTCGCTCGGAGGGAAGGTCCAAGCTGACGCATGACCCGGCGGCCGGGCGTGGTAAAGCTGTTGTGCCCACCGGGCAGTCGACGAAGCGGCCTAGGACAACCTCTCCCGCGCCGACTGAGAAACCGCCGAAGCAACCTCGAGCGACGTCGTCAAAGCCGGCG
The window above is part of the Triticum aestivum cultivar Chinese Spring unplaced genomic scaffold, IWGSC CS RefSeq v2.1 scaffold37768, whole genome shotgun sequence genome. Proteins encoded here:
- the LOC123175161 gene encoding GDSL esterase/lipase At5g55050-like, with product MRTQVEYFKKAADNMICYPSKEEHLARSLFLLSGGGNDFSAFDPSTASPQAYVVKMVTTYIEHIQALYNMGARMVGILDVPPIGCTPGQRVGMPNGECNEQANSLAQAFNGLLRAKLAEASATTMKELKYSIAANYNILNDMMDNSLVAGLRHVKTACCGSGKLNAEVMCSHQGTTACPAAEHDDYMFWDMLHPTHATIQRGVVALFYGNGPKYGEPVNFGTLVTGQNVSPAIKMVVDSQ